In Hemicordylus capensis ecotype Gifberg chromosome 3, rHemCap1.1.pri, whole genome shotgun sequence, one DNA window encodes the following:
- the BIRC2 gene encoding baculoviral IAP repeat-containing protein 2 isoform X2, producing the protein MKLPPRLQTRPLLPSCFIMNIVGSSSFLSKLKNGDVSELKYDLSCELYRMSTFSTFPLDVPVSERSLARAGFYYTGVKDKVKCYNCGLMLDNWKKGDDALDKHRQLYPSCSFLQSLTLVSNLGPSFHSAFAPLTTSGLSSSNSTPKAPSLDQVGYFSGRFSSFSQDPVTSRAVEDLSHLRPKAFNCAMSSEEVRLHTFQAWPLPFLAPSALAKAGFYYIGPADKVACFACGGQLSNWEPKDNAMSEHRRHFPNCPFVEQTRDQPSFTVSNLSMQTHVARVNTFRNWPITIPVQPQQIADAGFYYVGRNDDVKCFCCDGGLRCWESGDDPWVEHAKWFPRCEYLIHVKGQEFVHQVQARFPHLLEQLLSSSDIPVDENADPSVVHFEPGEHASEDAIMMKTPVVEAALEMGFSRRLIKQTVQSKILTTGENYKTISDLVSDLVNAEDEKREDEKEVQLEESTSDLSLIRKNRMALFQRLTCVLPILESLLASRVITDLEHHVIKQKTQTSLQARELIDTVLVKGNAAANIFRNCLQECDPVLYKDLFVEKNMTYIPTEDVSGLPMEEQLRRLQEERTCKVCMDKEVSIVFIPCGHLVVCKECAPSLRKCPICRGTIKGTVRTFLS; encoded by the exons ATGAAACTACCTCCCAGGCTTCAGACTCGTCCCTTACTCCCATCCTGTTTCATTATGAACATAGTGGGAAGCAGCTCTTTCCTGTCTAAACTGAAGAATGGTGATGTGAGTGAACTGAAGTATGACTTGTCATGTGAACTCTACAGGATGTCCACTTTCTCGACTTTCCCTCTGGATGTACCAGTATCAGAAAGAAGCCTTGCACGTGCCGGCTTCTATTACACTGGTGTGAAGGACAAAGTGAAATGTTATAATTGTGGCTTGATGTTGGATAACTGGAAAAAAGGTGATGATGCTCTGGACAAGCATAGACAGCTCTATCCTAGTTGCAGCTTTCTTCAGAGTCTGACTCTGGTGAGCAATCTTGGCCCATCATTTCATTCTGCCTTTGCACCTCTAACTACCTCTGGACTGTCGTCTTCCAATTCCACACCGAAAGCACCAAGTTTGGATCAAGTTGGCTATTTCAGCGGAAGGTTTTCAAGCTTTTCCCAGGATCCAGTGACGTCCAGGGCAGTGGAAGATCTGTCACATTTGAGACCTAAAGCTTTCAATTGTGCAATGAGTTCTGAAGAAGTCAGGCTGCACACTTTCCAGGCATGGCCTCTGCCATTTCTGGCACCATCTGCTTTAGCAAAAGCTGGTTTTTATTATATAGGCCCTGCAGACAAGGTGGCTTGTTTTGCCTGTGGTGGTCAGCTGAGTAACTGGGAGCCAAAGGATAATGCTATGTCTGAACACCGGAGGCACTTTCCAAACTGCCCTTTTGTGGAACAGACCCGAGACCAGCCCAGTTTCACAGTCTCTAATCTGAGCATGCAAACACATGTGGCACGTGTCAACACTTTCAGAAACTGGCCAATCACCATTCCTGTTCAACCACAGCAGATTGCAGATGCTGGCTTCTATTATGTAG GTCGCAATGATGATGTCAAATGTTTCTGCTGTGATGGTGGACTCAGATGTTGGGAATCTGGGGATGACCCATGGGTGGAGCATGCTAAGTGGTTTCCAAG gtGTGAATATCTGATCCATGTGAAAGGGCAAGAGTTTGTTCATCAAGTTCAAGCAAGGTTCCCCCATCTTCTCGAACAG cTTCTGTCCTCTTCAGATATACCAGTGGATGAAAATGCTGATCCATCAG TTGTTCATTTTGAACCTGGTGAACATGCTTCAGAAGATGCAATCATGATGAAGACTCCAGTGGTTGAAGCTGCCTTGGAGATGGGATTCAGCAGAAGACTAATCAAACAGACTGTTCAGAGTAAAATCTTAACAACAGGAGAGAACTATAAGACTATAAGTGATCTTGTGTCTGATCTTGTTAATGCAGAAGATGAAAAGAGGGAAGATGAGAAGGAGGTACAGTTGGAGGAATCAACATCTG ATCTCTCCTTAATCCGAAAGAACCGAATGGCACTATTTCAGCGCTTAACATGTGTGCTTCCTATCCTGGAAAGTTTGTTAGCTTCCAGAGTAATAACTGACCTTGAACACCATGTTATTAAGCAAAAAACCCAGACGTCTCTGCAAGCAAGAGAACTGATTGATACCGTCTTGGTGAAAGGAAATGCAGCTGCAAACATATTCAGAAACTGTTTACAGGAATGTGATCCTGTGTTATACAAAGACTTGTTTG tggAGAAGAATATGACTTACATTCCAACCGAAGATGTTTCAG GCCTACCCATGGAAGAACAGCTGAGGCGATTACAAGAAGAGAGAACATGCAAAGTTTGCATGGACAAGGAAGTATCCATTGTCTTCATCCCATGCGGCCATTTAGTGGTGTGTAAAGAATGTGCCCCTTCCCTTCGGAAATGCCCTATATGTAGAGGGACAATCAAAGGCACAGTTCGGACATTTCTTTCATGA
- the BIRC2 gene encoding baculoviral IAP repeat-containing protein 2 isoform X1 encodes MRTTTTTEAAELPEPKRFLFYYGLEVNQTCMKLPPRLQTRPLLPSCFIMNIVGSSSFLSKLKNGDVSELKYDLSCELYRMSTFSTFPLDVPVSERSLARAGFYYTGVKDKVKCYNCGLMLDNWKKGDDALDKHRQLYPSCSFLQSLTLVSNLGPSFHSAFAPLTTSGLSSSNSTPKAPSLDQVGYFSGRFSSFSQDPVTSRAVEDLSHLRPKAFNCAMSSEEVRLHTFQAWPLPFLAPSALAKAGFYYIGPADKVACFACGGQLSNWEPKDNAMSEHRRHFPNCPFVEQTRDQPSFTVSNLSMQTHVARVNTFRNWPITIPVQPQQIADAGFYYVGRNDDVKCFCCDGGLRCWESGDDPWVEHAKWFPRCEYLIHVKGQEFVHQVQARFPHLLEQLLSSSDIPVDENADPSVVHFEPGEHASEDAIMMKTPVVEAALEMGFSRRLIKQTVQSKILTTGENYKTISDLVSDLVNAEDEKREDEKEVQLEESTSDLSLIRKNRMALFQRLTCVLPILESLLASRVITDLEHHVIKQKTQTSLQARELIDTVLVKGNAAANIFRNCLQECDPVLYKDLFVEKNMTYIPTEDVSGLPMEEQLRRLQEERTCKVCMDKEVSIVFIPCGHLVVCKECAPSLRKCPICRGTIKGTVRTFLS; translated from the exons ATGCGCACCACAACGACGACCGAGGCCGCGGAGCTGCCAGAACCTAAGAG GTTCTTATTTTATTATGGCCTGGAAGTTAATCAGACTTGCATGAAACTACCTCCCAGGCTTCAGACTCGTCCCTTACTCCCATCCTGTTTCATTATGAACATAGTGGGAAGCAGCTCTTTCCTGTCTAAACTGAAGAATGGTGATGTGAGTGAACTGAAGTATGACTTGTCATGTGAACTCTACAGGATGTCCACTTTCTCGACTTTCCCTCTGGATGTACCAGTATCAGAAAGAAGCCTTGCACGTGCCGGCTTCTATTACACTGGTGTGAAGGACAAAGTGAAATGTTATAATTGTGGCTTGATGTTGGATAACTGGAAAAAAGGTGATGATGCTCTGGACAAGCATAGACAGCTCTATCCTAGTTGCAGCTTTCTTCAGAGTCTGACTCTGGTGAGCAATCTTGGCCCATCATTTCATTCTGCCTTTGCACCTCTAACTACCTCTGGACTGTCGTCTTCCAATTCCACACCGAAAGCACCAAGTTTGGATCAAGTTGGCTATTTCAGCGGAAGGTTTTCAAGCTTTTCCCAGGATCCAGTGACGTCCAGGGCAGTGGAAGATCTGTCACATTTGAGACCTAAAGCTTTCAATTGTGCAATGAGTTCTGAAGAAGTCAGGCTGCACACTTTCCAGGCATGGCCTCTGCCATTTCTGGCACCATCTGCTTTAGCAAAAGCTGGTTTTTATTATATAGGCCCTGCAGACAAGGTGGCTTGTTTTGCCTGTGGTGGTCAGCTGAGTAACTGGGAGCCAAAGGATAATGCTATGTCTGAACACCGGAGGCACTTTCCAAACTGCCCTTTTGTGGAACAGACCCGAGACCAGCCCAGTTTCACAGTCTCTAATCTGAGCATGCAAACACATGTGGCACGTGTCAACACTTTCAGAAACTGGCCAATCACCATTCCTGTTCAACCACAGCAGATTGCAGATGCTGGCTTCTATTATGTAG GTCGCAATGATGATGTCAAATGTTTCTGCTGTGATGGTGGACTCAGATGTTGGGAATCTGGGGATGACCCATGGGTGGAGCATGCTAAGTGGTTTCCAAG gtGTGAATATCTGATCCATGTGAAAGGGCAAGAGTTTGTTCATCAAGTTCAAGCAAGGTTCCCCCATCTTCTCGAACAG cTTCTGTCCTCTTCAGATATACCAGTGGATGAAAATGCTGATCCATCAG TTGTTCATTTTGAACCTGGTGAACATGCTTCAGAAGATGCAATCATGATGAAGACTCCAGTGGTTGAAGCTGCCTTGGAGATGGGATTCAGCAGAAGACTAATCAAACAGACTGTTCAGAGTAAAATCTTAACAACAGGAGAGAACTATAAGACTATAAGTGATCTTGTGTCTGATCTTGTTAATGCAGAAGATGAAAAGAGGGAAGATGAGAAGGAGGTACAGTTGGAGGAATCAACATCTG ATCTCTCCTTAATCCGAAAGAACCGAATGGCACTATTTCAGCGCTTAACATGTGTGCTTCCTATCCTGGAAAGTTTGTTAGCTTCCAGAGTAATAACTGACCTTGAACACCATGTTATTAAGCAAAAAACCCAGACGTCTCTGCAAGCAAGAGAACTGATTGATACCGTCTTGGTGAAAGGAAATGCAGCTGCAAACATATTCAGAAACTGTTTACAGGAATGTGATCCTGTGTTATACAAAGACTTGTTTG tggAGAAGAATATGACTTACATTCCAACCGAAGATGTTTCAG GCCTACCCATGGAAGAACAGCTGAGGCGATTACAAGAAGAGAGAACATGCAAAGTTTGCATGGACAAGGAAGTATCCATTGTCTTCATCCCATGCGGCCATTTAGTGGTGTGTAAAGAATGTGCCCCTTCCCTTCGGAAATGCCCTATATGTAGAGGGACAATCAAAGGCACAGTTCGGACATTTCTTTCATGA